The following proteins are co-located in the Spirosoma montaniterrae genome:
- a CDS encoding type VI secretion system baseplate subunit TssG has protein sequence MKKNLLFDVRAEVWLARQKRIWLVRLRSLFSRPFSPDVLDSSAAVPGPGLETDARADELTAPVLQVDVSREGLYDMLPEGILHPPRQRRDGAQALVDESRRLRQEERDSRLFWQPFEQESWRQRVQIEAQENESLTQITGPVWTELYNYLLGEAAEGLPDLQRACLLAIWTNAHQTVGNWPRTAVYFSRFLGVPVTLQHRNQRPAESTSTNWQPARLGNTRLGFDWVLPPPSLPDDGGQIDIRIGPLSARQLPAYLPGGIARKHVAMLAGYLFPADADWHLHVLPESNGFCLSDDPTAGRLGLTTALAG, from the coding sequence ATGAAAAAAAACCTGCTGTTCGACGTGCGGGCCGAGGTGTGGCTGGCCCGGCAAAAACGCATCTGGCTCGTGCGGTTACGCAGCCTGTTCAGTCGCCCGTTTAGCCCCGACGTGCTCGATAGCAGCGCAGCGGTTCCAGGACCTGGCTTGGAGACCGATGCTCGGGCGGATGAATTGACTGCGCCGGTTTTGCAGGTCGATGTGAGCCGGGAAGGGTTGTACGACATGCTGCCCGAAGGCATTCTGCACCCACCCCGCCAACGGCGCGACGGAGCGCAGGCATTAGTCGATGAGTCGCGACGGCTGCGGCAGGAAGAGCGCGACAGTCGGCTGTTCTGGCAACCCTTCGAGCAGGAAAGCTGGCGGCAGCGGGTGCAGATCGAAGCGCAGGAAAACGAAAGCCTAACCCAAATTACCGGCCCCGTCTGGACCGAACTCTATAATTATCTGCTGGGCGAAGCCGCCGAGGGGCTACCCGACCTGCAACGAGCCTGCCTGCTGGCAATCTGGACCAATGCCCATCAGACGGTGGGAAACTGGCCCCGAACGGCGGTTTATTTCAGCCGGTTTCTGGGCGTACCCGTAACGCTGCAACACCGAAACCAACGACCTGCCGAATCGACGTCCACGAACTGGCAACCAGCCCGGTTAGGCAACACCCGGCTCGGTTTCGATTGGGTGCTGCCCCCGCCCAGCCTGCCCGACGATGGGGGACAAATCGATATTCGTATCGGCCCGCTGTCGGCCCGGCAACTGCCTGCCTACCTGCCCGGTGGTATCGCCCGCAAACACGTAGCGATGCTGGCGGGCTACCTGTTTCCTGCCGACGCCGACTGGCACCTGCACGTTTTACCCGAATCCAACGGCTTTTGCCTGTCTGACGACCCTACCGCCGGGCGGCTTGGCCTGACCACCGCCCTCGCCGGTTGA
- a CDS encoding TssN family type VI secretion system protein, with amino-acid sequence MKTDVILTVSLYFVIAVLCLIGLAMRHSAKEIFTKKLAMYGVAALAIAAGLGAAFSRSESLVTVFYWIEVLALLLGVAHLLASRRVFGYAMEGGFWTELLLAGAMLLLIAGAFTGLFQTLQRADRFLPALAWGLLPFLLPVLFVYAYNAWLAIPPRVYRKWFYPVDRAVPLIELNDTVRLNFRVTKQPGTPDMASYTVKAPIDRTLHDLFHYMIYSHNNEENPEQPILYHEHNHEGSLLGWVFYKSQWGGLRKQFLDPALTLTRNGIRANDTIIARSFVSTE; translated from the coding sequence ATGAAAACCGACGTCATCTTAACTGTTTCGCTGTACTTCGTCATAGCCGTGCTGTGCCTGATCGGGCTGGCGATGCGCCACTCGGCGAAGGAAATTTTTACGAAAAAACTGGCGATGTACGGGGTTGCGGCCCTTGCCATTGCTGCCGGGCTGGGCGCGGCTTTTTCGCGCTCCGAATCGCTTGTAACTGTGTTTTACTGGATTGAAGTGTTGGCCCTGCTGCTGGGTGTGGCACATCTGCTGGCATCCCGGCGCGTGTTTGGCTATGCCATGGAAGGCGGTTTCTGGACCGAACTGCTGCTGGCCGGTGCCATGTTGCTGCTGATTGCGGGCGCGTTCACGGGGTTGTTCCAGACGCTGCAACGGGCCGACCGCTTTCTGCCGGCATTAGCCTGGGGGTTGCTGCCGTTTCTGCTGCCGGTGCTGTTCGTGTATGCCTACAACGCCTGGCTCGCGATTCCGCCCCGCGTGTACCGCAAATGGTTCTATCCGGTCGACCGGGCCGTGCCGCTCATTGAACTGAACGATACCGTTCGGCTCAACTTCCGGGTAACAAAACAGCCTGGCACGCCCGATATGGCGAGCTACACCGTGAAAGCCCCCATCGACCGGACGCTGCACGACCTGTTCCATTACATGATTTATTCGCACAACAACGAAGAAAATCCAGAACAACCCATTCTGTATCACGAACATAATCATGAAGGCAGTTTGCTGGGCTGGGTCTTTTATAAATCGCAGTGGGGCGGGTTGCGAAAACAGTTTCTCGACCCCGCCCTGACCCTGACCCGCAACGGCATCCGCGCCAACGACACCATCATTGCCCGCAGTTTCGTCAGTACCGAATAA
- a CDS encoding TerC family protein: protein MSELFTAESIISLLTLTFLEIVLGIDNIIFISIAANKLAREDQAKARNIGLILAMAFRLLLLMGISFVISLSKPFTHVDSGWFKAALTGQSLILFAGGLFLLYKATSEIHHKLEGVPEDPAAGPVKGKTTISSVVTQIAITNIVFSIDSILTAIGLTQNVTVMMIAVILSVVVMMFFAGPVGRFVNEHPTIQMLGLAFLIMIGFMLVAEGAHLSEVIVFNQPVGSVPKGYLYFAIAFSLLVEFLNIRLRKTQPPVQLRSYEGQPGRDGIV, encoded by the coding sequence ATGAGCGAGCTTTTTACTGCTGAATCCATTATCAGCCTGTTGACCCTGACGTTCCTGGAAATCGTTCTGGGTATCGACAACATTATTTTCATCTCCATTGCGGCCAACAAACTGGCCCGCGAAGACCAGGCGAAGGCCCGTAACATCGGTTTGATTCTGGCTATGGCGTTCCGCCTGCTGCTGCTGATGGGCATTTCGTTCGTGATTTCGCTCAGCAAGCCCTTCACGCACGTCGACTCAGGCTGGTTCAAAGCCGCGCTGACGGGCCAAAGCCTGATTCTGTTTGCCGGGGGGCTGTTTCTGCTCTACAAAGCCACGTCGGAGATTCACCACAAACTCGAAGGCGTACCCGAAGACCCAGCCGCCGGGCCAGTCAAAGGCAAAACCACTATCAGTAGTGTAGTGACCCAGATTGCCATCACCAACATCGTCTTTTCCATCGACTCGATTCTGACGGCCATTGGCCTGACGCAAAACGTGACGGTAATGATGATTGCGGTTATTCTGTCGGTGGTAGTCATGATGTTTTTCGCCGGGCCGGTGGGCCGTTTCGTGAACGAACACCCAACCATTCAGATGCTCGGTCTGGCATTCCTGATTATGATCGGTTTCATGCTCGTGGCCGAGGGCGCACACCTCTCCGAAGTGATCGTATTTAACCAGCCAGTTGGCTCAGTACCAAAAGGCTATCTTTACTTCGCCATCGCCTTCTCACTGCTGGTTGAGTTCCTCAACATCCGCCTGCGTAAAACCCAGCCGCCCGTACAACTCCGTAGCTACGAAGGCCAGCCAGGCCGGGATGGTATCGTTTAA
- a CDS encoding C1 family peptidase codes for MKPTLFLIALSVWLTANAQEPPARKYTGGLKINRTRSLTVLTKAPLATRSFANLPAEVSYEAFCPSVGDQGKQETSVAFATAYYLRTIMEGREQNMTQKAQLDQARFSPTFVYDKIRDPKDVNCQEGGTIEEALDVLKVDGVPRLRTLSYPQCAPKIPANAVQEAAKFRIGDYQQLFAANAPADQKVLAVKKALSEGNPVVVGIGAPLSFEEVRAVWEPAPNEKISDALYNQAICVIGYSDKQYGGAFRIVNSWNTKWGEKGFCWIPYSYFGKFVLNAFQVYSTATASAPEPVTASATTPTSVVLNTGVRPDTRRGSAELRLNDGATMAMSRQAMRTLKVEADEAAPTTLRAYRTTTIYPSGTRFKFYLTNSENAYVYALTVNKRGDFDKLFPFDDLTSPLLGPNTTIVYPGEKTSVVIESSKTSDYLLILFAKRPLNPDGLIKALDRKRGPIDKRINEVLGDQLVQPDEVKYEDEQIAFAVKSGISASIVPVLIEIRHK; via the coding sequence ATGAAACCAACCCTTTTCCTCATAGCGCTGTCGGTATGGCTAACGGCCAACGCACAGGAGCCGCCCGCCCGCAAATACACCGGTGGGCTGAAAATTAACCGGACGCGCTCGCTGACGGTGTTGACCAAAGCCCCGCTGGCAACGCGCTCGTTTGCCAATTTGCCCGCCGAGGTGTCGTATGAAGCCTTCTGCCCCAGCGTGGGCGATCAGGGTAAACAGGAAACATCGGTGGCCTTCGCTACGGCCTACTACCTGCGAACCATCATGGAAGGCCGCGAACAGAACATGACCCAGAAGGCCCAACTCGATCAGGCCCGTTTTTCGCCGACGTTTGTGTACGACAAAATCCGCGACCCCAAAGACGTAAACTGCCAGGAGGGCGGCACCATCGAAGAAGCGCTCGACGTGCTGAAAGTTGATGGTGTGCCGCGTTTGCGAACCTTGTCGTATCCACAGTGTGCGCCCAAAATTCCGGCCAACGCGGTGCAGGAAGCCGCCAAATTTCGCATCGGCGACTACCAGCAGTTGTTTGCCGCCAATGCTCCTGCCGATCAGAAAGTGCTGGCCGTGAAAAAAGCCCTGTCAGAAGGCAACCCCGTGGTGGTGGGCATTGGTGCTCCGCTGTCGTTCGAGGAAGTGCGGGCCGTTTGGGAACCCGCGCCAAATGAAAAAATAAGCGACGCGCTGTATAACCAGGCTATTTGTGTCATCGGCTACAGCGACAAACAATACGGCGGGGCATTTCGGATTGTGAATAGCTGGAACACCAAATGGGGCGAAAAAGGCTTTTGCTGGATACCCTACAGCTATTTCGGCAAGTTTGTGCTGAATGCATTTCAGGTCTATAGCACCGCAACGGCATCGGCTCCTGAACCCGTTACGGCGTCGGCAACTACGCCCACGTCGGTGGTGCTGAACACGGGCGTCCGGCCTGATACGCGCCGGGGTTCGGCAGAGTTACGGCTTAACGACGGAGCCACGATGGCCATGTCGCGGCAGGCGATGCGGACACTAAAAGTAGAAGCCGACGAAGCCGCCCCAACTACGCTGCGGGCGTATCGAACAACTACTATCTACCCCAGCGGCACCCGCTTTAAGTTTTACCTGACCAACTCCGAGAACGCATACGTCTATGCCCTGACCGTGAATAAGCGGGGCGATTTTGACAAACTTTTTCCGTTCGACGACCTCACCAGCCCACTGCTGGGGCCAAACACCACGATTGTGTATCCCGGCGAAAAAACGTCGGTAGTCATCGAAAGCTCGAAAACCAGCGATTACCTCTTGATTCTGTTCGCCAAACGCCCGCTCAATCCCGACGGCCTGATTAAAGCACTCGACCGTAAACGCGGCCCGATAGACAAACGCATCAATGAGGTACTGGGCGATCAGTTGGTACAGCCCGACGAGGTGAAATACGAAGATGAGCAGATTGCGTTTGCCGTGAAATCCGGCATCTCAGCCAGTATTGTGCCGGTGCTGATTGAGATACGGCATAAGTGA